A single window of Nicotiana sylvestris chromosome 5, ASM39365v2, whole genome shotgun sequence DNA harbors:
- the LOC104219233 gene encoding uncharacterized protein isoform X2, whose translation MIGVNFQPSIYIFAKSVLSQNPAANYNFFHFPLQKLPVCRIGYGSGLGFSPSPGGGGYYGGYYNKQKRRKYKAIALVKASRKESPYEVLGVSSSATADQIKRAYRKLALKYHPDVNKEPDAQEKFMRIKHAYNTLLNSKTRKRYDSGSDTSSYSYYSGAGKNKSTADEEDFYSFGSFFKDVQITIEDFFKDLQEEFRNWESSVASEGKPKSLWEELAEIGEEFVEFLEKELNITDAEVEEESDKERPQKGNTQSETNRTGNAKQNRTEKDSSIEENIDEIEATLAQLKKELGL comes from the exons ATGATAGGTGTGAATTTTCAGCCGTCCATTTATATATTTGCAAAATCTGTTCTGTCTCAAAATCCAGCAGCAAACTACAACTTCTTCCATTTTCCTCTGCAGAAGTTACCCGTTTGTAGAATCGGGTATGGGTCGGGATTGGGCTTCTCACCTAGTCCAGGTGGCGGCGGCTACTATGGCGGTTACTATAATAAGCAGAAGAGGAGAAAATACAAAGCTATTGCATTGGTTAAGGCAAGTCGAAAAGAGTCTCCATATGAAGTTTTAGGGGTGTCTTCATCGGCGACGGCAGACCAAATCAAACGGGCATATCGCAAACTTGCTCTTAAGTATCATCCTGATGTTAACAAAGAG CCCGATGCTCAAGAAAAGTTTATGAGGATTAAGCATGCTTACAACACACTATTGAACTCCAAAACAAGGAAGAGATATGATTCGGGAAGTGACACATCAAGTTATTCATATTATAGTGGAGCAGGAAAAAATAAAAGTACTGCAGATGAAGAAGACTTCTATAGCTTTG GTAGCTTTTTCAAGGATGTTCAAATAACAATAG AGGACTTCTTTAAGGATCTCCAAGAAGAATTTCGGAATTGGGAGTCAAGTGTCGCTTCGGAGGGAAAACCAAAGAGTTTGTGGGAAGAATTGGCG GAAATCGGGGAAGAATTTGTTGAGTTCTTAGAGAAGGAGCTTAATATAACTGATgcagaggtagaagaagaaagcgACAAGGAAAGGCCCCAGAAGGGCAATACACAATCTGAAACAAATAGAACTGGTAATGCAAAACAAAACAGGACAGAGAAAGATAGCAGTATTGAAGAAAATATCGATGAGATTGAAGCAACCCTTGCCCAATTGAAAAAGGAATTAGGTCTCTGA
- the LOC104219233 gene encoding uncharacterized protein isoform X1 translates to MIGVNFQPSIYIFAKSVLSQNPAANYNFFHFPLQKLPVCRIGYGSGLGFSPSPGGGGYYGGYYNKQKRRKYKAIALVKASRKESPYEVLGVSSSATADQIKRAYRKLALKYHPDVNKEPDAQEKFMRIKHAYNTLLNSKTRKRYDSGSDTSSYSYYSGAGKNKSTADEEDFYSFEDFFKDLQEEFRNWESSVASEGKPKSLWEELAEIGEEFVEFLEKELNITDAEVEEESDKERPQKGNTQSETNRTGNAKQNRTEKDSSIEENIDEIEATLAQLKKELGL, encoded by the exons ATGATAGGTGTGAATTTTCAGCCGTCCATTTATATATTTGCAAAATCTGTTCTGTCTCAAAATCCAGCAGCAAACTACAACTTCTTCCATTTTCCTCTGCAGAAGTTACCCGTTTGTAGAATCGGGTATGGGTCGGGATTGGGCTTCTCACCTAGTCCAGGTGGCGGCGGCTACTATGGCGGTTACTATAATAAGCAGAAGAGGAGAAAATACAAAGCTATTGCATTGGTTAAGGCAAGTCGAAAAGAGTCTCCATATGAAGTTTTAGGGGTGTCTTCATCGGCGACGGCAGACCAAATCAAACGGGCATATCGCAAACTTGCTCTTAAGTATCATCCTGATGTTAACAAAGAG CCCGATGCTCAAGAAAAGTTTATGAGGATTAAGCATGCTTACAACACACTATTGAACTCCAAAACAAGGAAGAGATATGATTCGGGAAGTGACACATCAAGTTATTCATATTATAGTGGAGCAGGAAAAAATAAAAGTACTGCAGATGAAGAAGACTTCTATAGCTTTG AGGACTTCTTTAAGGATCTCCAAGAAGAATTTCGGAATTGGGAGTCAAGTGTCGCTTCGGAGGGAAAACCAAAGAGTTTGTGGGAAGAATTGGCG GAAATCGGGGAAGAATTTGTTGAGTTCTTAGAGAAGGAGCTTAATATAACTGATgcagaggtagaagaagaaagcgACAAGGAAAGGCCCCAGAAGGGCAATACACAATCTGAAACAAATAGAACTGGTAATGCAAAACAAAACAGGACAGAGAAAGATAGCAGTATTGAAGAAAATATCGATGAGATTGAAGCAACCCTTGCCCAATTGAAAAAGGAATTAGGTCTCTGA
- the LOC104219232 gene encoding uncharacterized protein: MLPRWSRAISQFSRAYTKRNAEIGRRLCSFSCRDYSAVAPSVDHSTEKDYNSKLQVNLNKMFWSKPQSLALAPDSPLRIEEPQYEGIQRLFLKLMLFYSKQSTSIRGANVIYLRVIHQIDRPAIYDVFSLEKTFKTTFALLVIHMWLCLRRLKQEGKEGVELGQYLYEIYNHDLELRVSKAGVNLLLTKWMKDLEKIFYGNIVAYDAAMLPEAEQDELQNVIWRNVFSDDGTSLPNDAALLPVQAMCRYVRRESNCLSLTDKDAVFSGNFMFTLLENTKADKEGS; encoded by the exons ATGTTGCCGAGATGGAGCAGGGCCATTTCACAGTTTTCTAGGGCTTATACAAAAAGGAACGCAGAAATTGGAAGACGCTTGTGTTCTTTTTCATGTCGAGATTATTCCGCGGTTGCGCCGTCTGTAGACCATTCCACTGAGAAAGACTATAATAGCAAACTCCAG GTAAATTTGAATAAGATGTTCTGGTCTAAGCCTCAATCATTGGCATTGGCCCCTGATTCACCGTTACGAATTGAAGAGCCACAATATGAGGGCATCCAGCGTTTGTTCCTCAAATTGATGTTGTTCTATAGTAAGCAAAGCACGTCCATTCGAGGAGCTAATGTTATCTATCTCCGTGTTATTCACCAAATTGATAGACCTGCTATCTATGATG TATTTAGCTTGGAGAAAACATTTAAGACCACATTTGCTTTACTTGTTATCCATATGTGGCTATGCTTGCGACGCTTGAAGCAGGAGGGAAAGGAAGGTGTCGAGTTGGGGCAATATCTATATGAGATATATAATCATGACCTGGAGTTGAGAGTTTCTAAAGCTGGG GTTAATTTATTGTTGACTAAATGGATGAAGGATTTGGAGAAGATATTTTACGGTAACATTGTTGCTTATGATGCTGCTATGCTTCCTGAAGCTGAGCAGGATGAGCTGcaaaatgtaatttggag GAATGTCTTCTCTGATGATGGTACATCTTTACCAAATGATGCAGCCCTACTTCCAGTCCAG GCTATGTGTAGGTATGTTCGCAGGGAATCCAACTGTCTGTCATTGACAG ATAAAGATGCTGTCTTTTCGGGCAACTTCATGTTCACCTTATTGGAAAACACAAAAGCTGATAAAGAGGGAAGTTAG